One genomic region from Methanocorpusculum vombati encodes:
- a CDS encoding homoserine dehydrogenase, whose product MKIALLGLGSVGRGVARVLSDPAYGFVITAAADSKSGAVAQPGSSLDMDEVFSRKAATGRCGDTAWNAERIVREAEYDILVEVTPTNAQTGEPALSHIRTALARGKHVVTSNKGPVSIAYPELAQLAAEHNAALLFEGTVAGAVPIINGLVHGLAGNKVLQLFGILNGTCNYILTRMEEESLTYAQALDEARDLGYAEADPTYDVNGTDAAIKLVILANAVFDMGVTLDDVIRIGIDRLTPDALRMAGTTGHTIRLIASIHPEKRLLEVSPRLIPKDHPLVVEGTLNAVTVETKLAGPITFIGRGAGSVETASAVLADLLAVKERYGGT is encoded by the coding sequence ATGAAGATTGCCCTTCTCGGCCTCGGCTCGGTTGGCAGAGGAGTGGCCCGGGTTCTTTCCGATCCGGCATACGGATTTGTGATAACCGCAGCAGCCGACTCCAAAAGCGGTGCAGTCGCCCAACCGGGAAGTTCCCTTGATATGGACGAGGTGTTTTCCCGCAAGGCAGCAACCGGCAGATGCGGAGATACGGCGTGGAACGCGGAAAGAATCGTCCGTGAAGCTGAATACGACATTCTTGTCGAGGTAACCCCGACAAATGCACAGACCGGTGAACCGGCTCTTTCCCATATCCGTACGGCACTTGCACGGGGAAAACATGTGGTGACCTCAAACAAAGGTCCGGTCTCCATTGCCTACCCGGAACTTGCACAGCTTGCCGCAGAACACAATGCAGCGTTACTCTTTGAGGGAACAGTCGCAGGCGCGGTTCCAATCATCAATGGTCTTGTACACGGTCTTGCCGGAAACAAAGTCCTCCAGTTGTTTGGTATCTTAAACGGTACCTGTAACTACATTCTCACGAGAATGGAGGAAGAGAGCCTCACCTATGCCCAGGCACTTGACGAGGCACGCGATCTCGGGTATGCGGAGGCAGACCCGACCTATGACGTGAACGGAACGGATGCCGCAATCAAACTGGTGATTCTGGCAAACGCGGTGTTTGACATGGGGGTCACCCTGGATGATGTGATTCGGATCGGTATTGACCGGCTGACGCCCGACGCGCTGCGCATGGCAGGTACGACCGGCCATACCATCCGGCTGATCGCGTCGATTCATCCCGAAAAAAGGCTGCTTGAAGTTTCACCCCGGCTGATTCCCAAGGATCATCCACTGGTGGTGGAGGGTACGCTGAACGCGGTGACGGTGGAGACCAAACTTGCAGGTCCGATCACCTTCATAGGAAGGGGGGCAGGATCCGTTGAGACCGCAAGTGCCGTCCTTGCGGATCTGCTTGCAGTGAAGGAACGCTATGGCGGAACATGA
- a CDS encoding DUF92 domain-containing protein, which translates to MEFKPRLVAMPLVVTLLMLIAPVINPYIVGAAVILLSVILYTLHKTHYLAISVAVLALLYGTGLIPVTAFLGPMMMMVWGEYLARKLRDYTPETLAFTLGAILGIVATMFHCMQLDSLVAIIAVVVLLMLRSILTDRDDAGMIGLLGVAMTITLFFDLEFTYDATMLALAVVVCAGFAYFAYRAKTVDASGVFAAVLFGIILITFAGVPWFLIVISFFILGSFFTKYRYAEKVFLGVEQGKSGRRGYMNAFANALVGVAGAVLFGITGDYIFAALFLGCIATATADTLASEIGVTGGTPYMITTLRPVPAGTNGGVTVLGELACLFGATIICGLAFILEVAPWYVCLIGIAAGFFGTNMDSLIGALIENKGVIGNSGTNLLATLSGGLFAVAVYWVCVTAANLLF; encoded by the coding sequence ATGGAGTTCAAACCGCGCTTGGTTGCCATGCCGCTTGTGGTAACACTGCTGATGCTCATAGCGCCGGTAATCAACCCCTACATCGTCGGAGCAGCAGTCATACTCCTGTCCGTAATTCTCTATACCCTGCATAAAACCCATTATCTTGCAATCTCTGTTGCAGTCCTTGCCCTGCTCTACGGAACAGGCCTCATCCCCGTCACCGCATTCCTCGGGCCCATGATGATGATGGTCTGGGGAGAGTATCTCGCCCGCAAACTGCGGGACTATACGCCGGAAACACTGGCATTTACCCTTGGTGCAATTCTTGGTATCGTTGCAACCATGTTCCACTGCATGCAGCTGGACAGTCTGGTTGCAATCATCGCGGTTGTCGTACTGCTCATGCTGCGCAGCATCCTCACCGACCGCGACGACGCAGGAATGATCGGACTTCTGGGTGTTGCAATGACCATTACCCTGTTCTTCGATCTGGAGTTCACGTATGATGCAACGATGCTCGCCCTGGCGGTTGTGGTCTGTGCAGGATTTGCCTACTTTGCCTACCGGGCAAAAACGGTTGACGCAAGCGGCGTGTTTGCCGCAGTTCTGTTTGGTATCATCCTCATCACGTTTGCCGGAGTCCCCTGGTTCCTCATAGTTATCAGCTTCTTTATTCTGGGATCATTCTTTACCAAGTACCGGTACGCAGAAAAAGTCTTCCTCGGTGTTGAACAGGGAAAAAGCGGACGTCGCGGCTATATGAATGCATTTGCCAATGCACTCGTGGGCGTTGCCGGTGCAGTCCTCTTCGGCATCACCGGAGACTACATCTTTGCCGCACTCTTCCTCGGCTGCATTGCAACCGCAACCGCCGACACGCTCGCAAGCGAGATCGGTGTCACCGGCGGAACCCCGTACATGATCACAACACTGCGTCCGGTGCCTGCCGGAACAAACGGCGGGGTAACCGTCCTTGGTGAACTCGCCTGTCTGTTCGGTGCAACAATCATCTGCGGACTTGCGTTCATACTTGAGGTTGCCCCCTGGTATGTATGCCTCATAGGCATTGCCGCAGGATTTTTCGGTACCAACATGGACAGTCTGATCGGTGCACTGATCGAAAACAAAGGCGTTATCGGCAACTCCGGAACAAACCTGCTTGCAACACTTTCCGGCGGTCTGTTCGCCGTGGCGGTTTACTGGGTCTGCGTGACAGCAGCAAATCTTCTTTTCTGA
- a CDS encoding sugar-specific transcriptional regulator TrmB, producing MAEHEPLKTSPEDTIKPVSVPGGMVARRGQFLQTMRQMTFEAGHFTTAELAEAAAVPRSTAQDWINRLLREGCIFLKEEKHGRNPARYASRSAMPSTTCRRIFTTVDGEEVEIYHECLSSGCAGFCEFHHRKAGGAALSVARDGMLFRERSRIGITVPEPDLTNAAVGLAAVRREGNTIIQTIRSVYGGPAYSLSSMMGQAKGVCGVSIRSADGQVTGEVRTRALMHVTVGIDDTDREGCGGATFALSQALLKYLTESGEAIGIRHQVAVLSQDIEEKTAGNSCSFLELAVEPEAVTGLAAKISRFVEEESVSGNWGVAIARGLHVPADLLMLAARIRRERVTKEEVLAAAERCGIETFGGRGVIGAVAAVALRTQPQEVLLDLAYPVQDC from the coding sequence ATGGCGGAACATGAACCTCTAAAAACCAGTCCGGAAGACACAATAAAACCCGTGTCGGTTCCCGGGGGAATGGTTGCCCGGCGCGGCCAGTTTTTGCAGACGATGCGCCAGATGACCTTTGAAGCCGGTCATTTCACCACGGCAGAACTTGCAGAGGCAGCAGCGGTTCCCCGTTCGACTGCACAGGACTGGATCAACCGGCTTCTGCGGGAAGGATGTATTTTTCTCAAGGAGGAAAAACACGGGAGAAATCCCGCGCGCTACGCATCGCGGAGTGCGATGCCGTCCACCACCTGCCGCCGCATTTTCACCACGGTGGACGGAGAGGAAGTTGAGATTTATCATGAATGTCTCAGCAGCGGCTGCGCCGGATTTTGTGAGTTCCATCACCGGAAAGCGGGTGGTGCCGCACTGTCGGTTGCGCGGGACGGTATGCTTTTCCGGGAGCGCAGCCGTATTGGTATCACCGTTCCCGAACCGGATCTCACCAATGCGGCAGTCGGCCTTGCAGCGGTCCGGCGTGAAGGGAATACCATCATTCAGACGATCCGCTCGGTCTATGGCGGTCCGGCATACTCACTGTCTTCCATGATGGGGCAGGCAAAGGGTGTCTGCGGAGTTTCCATACGTTCGGCCGATGGTCAGGTGACCGGAGAGGTACGGACACGGGCGCTCATGCATGTAACCGTGGGCATCGATGATACCGACCGCGAAGGTTGTGGCGGTGCGACATTTGCCCTGTCACAGGCACTGCTGAAGTATCTGACCGAAAGCGGTGAAGCTATCGGAATCCGGCATCAGGTGGCGGTACTGTCACAGGATATTGAGGAGAAAACCGCGGGGAACTCGTGCAGTTTCCTGGAACTTGCCGTTGAACCAGAAGCTGTGACAGGACTTGCAGCAAAGATCAGCCGGTTTGTTGAGGAGGAGAGTGTCTCCGGGAACTGGGGTGTTGCAATTGCCCGGGGTCTGCATGTTCCGGCAGACCTTCTGATGCTTGCCGCACGCATACGGCGTGAACGGGTGACAAAAGAAGAGGTACTGGCAGCAGCAGAACGGTGCGGGATTGAAACGTTCGGTGGTCGCGGGGTAATCGGTGCGGTCGCGGCGGTTGCGCTTCGCACCCAGCCGCAGGAGGTCCTGCTGGATCTCGCATATCCCGTACAGGACTGCTGA
- a CDS encoding DUF362 domain-containing protein produces MEDVYIARAGALSARRNTESKIQALCTAAGLETMVSEGDLTAVKVHFGERGNDAFVSALHVAAIVRQIKNAGAKPFLTDTNTLYLGGRRNAIDHIETALSHGFCYPVTECPVIIADGLRGTNAKEVEVYGKHFDSVKIAADIVAADSMVVVSHFKGHEVAGFGGALKNLGMGCASGEGKREQHTTRPFLKKDTCITCGACINACPEFCISLGGKEIVIDLEHCIGCLMCMNTCPKHAIDIDWKDDGCVFVERMIEYAAGAVANKTGKAFYINFLTNITPHCDCTPWNDIPIVPDIGILASRDPVALDKACYDLVNNAEGIFGSLLPDHHHEGEEKFTRVWPGTQPELQFTCAEEMGLGRAEYRLKEI; encoded by the coding sequence ATGGAGGATGTCTATATCGCCCGGGCCGGGGCACTTTCTGCCAGGCGCAACACGGAAAGCAAAATTCAGGCCCTCTGCACAGCGGCAGGCCTGGAAACCATGGTCTCCGAAGGTGACCTCACCGCAGTCAAGGTACACTTCGGGGAGCGCGGAAACGATGCATTCGTCAGCGCCCTGCATGTCGCAGCCATTGTGCGCCAGATCAAGAACGCAGGCGCAAAACCGTTCCTGACCGACACAAACACTCTGTATCTGGGAGGACGCAGAAACGCCATAGATCACATTGAGACCGCACTCTCCCACGGATTCTGTTATCCCGTAACCGAATGTCCGGTCATCATCGCCGACGGTCTCCGGGGAACAAACGCCAAAGAAGTCGAAGTGTATGGAAAACACTTCGACTCGGTGAAAATTGCAGCAGACATCGTTGCAGCCGACAGCATGGTTGTGGTCTCCCACTTCAAAGGACATGAAGTAGCAGGATTCGGCGGCGCCCTCAAAAACCTCGGAATGGGATGTGCCTCAGGCGAAGGCAAACGCGAACAGCACACCACCCGCCCGTTCCTCAAAAAAGATACCTGCATCACCTGCGGTGCCTGCATCAATGCATGCCCTGAATTCTGCATCAGTCTCGGCGGAAAAGAGATCGTCATCGATCTTGAACACTGCATCGGCTGCCTGATGTGCATGAACACCTGCCCGAAACACGCAATCGATATCGACTGGAAGGATGACGGATGCGTATTCGTGGAAAGAATGATCGAGTATGCCGCAGGAGCAGTTGCAAACAAAACCGGCAAAGCATTCTACATCAACTTCCTGACCAACATCACACCGCACTGCGACTGTACCCCGTGGAACGATATCCCGATCGTGCCTGACATCGGCATTCTCGCATCGCGTGACCCGGTAGCTCTGGACAAAGCCTGCTACGACCTGGTCAACAATGCGGAAGGTATCTTCGGCAGTCTCCTGCCCGATCATCACCATGAAGGCGAAGAGAAGTTCACCCGCGTCTGGCCGGGAACCCAGCCGGAACTCCAGTTCACCTGTGCCGAAGAGATGGGACTCGGTCGGGCAGAATACCGGTTAAAAGAAATTTAA
- the glnA gene encoding type I glutamate--ammonia ligase, with product MVSDEIDAVLSQLENDNVRSVLLQFSDLEGKPKNVAIPTKQMKKALTDGISFDGSSIQGFARLEESDMLLRPDPATYQIIPWSDEKFRAARFICDVYTTRGEPFAGDPRNILRTQIEKAAELGYTFNVGPEMEFFLFRLVDGHASVNLQDHSGYFDQTPTDPGEDVRRDLVISLSEMGFNIEASHHEVAPSQHEIDFTYGDALGMADKVVTFKFAAKTLALKRGLHATFMPKPIFGINGSGMHVNCSLMKDAKNAFFDPDGDHQLSDTARYFIAGLLKHIDGITRIANPTVNSYKRLIPGYEAPVYVGWSALNRSALIRVPSSRGKSTRAELRSPDPTCNPYLTFAVMLAAGMDGVINKIEPTESIDKNIFRMTPAERAAEGIRCLPWNLQEANNALLQDELLCSVLGEHVVAQINRIGELEWADYSRAITDWEIKRYLPNY from the coding sequence ATGGTTTCTGACGAAATCGACGCGGTTCTCTCACAGCTGGAGAACGATAATGTACGGTCGGTTCTCCTTCAGTTCTCGGACCTGGAAGGAAAGCCGAAAAACGTTGCGATTCCGACGAAACAAATGAAGAAGGCTCTGACCGACGGCATCAGCTTCGACGGTTCATCCATTCAGGGGTTTGCACGGCTGGAAGAGTCGGATATGCTGCTTCGTCCGGATCCTGCCACCTACCAGATCATCCCCTGGTCGGACGAAAAATTCCGGGCGGCACGGTTCATCTGTGACGTGTACACAACCCGCGGCGAACCGTTTGCCGGCGACCCGCGTAACATTCTGCGTACCCAGATAGAAAAAGCAGCAGAACTCGGTTACACCTTCAACGTGGGACCCGAAATGGAGTTCTTCCTCTTCCGGCTGGTTGACGGACATGCATCCGTCAATCTTCAGGATCACAGCGGCTACTTTGATCAGACCCCGACCGATCCCGGAGAAGACGTCCGGCGCGATCTGGTTATTTCACTCTCGGAGATGGGATTCAACATCGAAGCATCGCATCATGAGGTTGCCCCAAGCCAGCACGAGATCGATTTCACCTATGGTGATGCCCTTGGTATGGCCGACAAAGTCGTGACCTTCAAGTTCGCCGCAAAAACCCTCGCCTTAAAGCGCGGCCTGCACGCAACCTTCATGCCAAAACCCATCTTCGGTATCAACGGTTCCGGTATGCACGTCAACTGCTCGCTGATGAAGGACGCAAAGAACGCATTCTTCGATCCGGACGGCGACCACCAGCTCTCCGACACCGCGCGTTACTTCATTGCCGGCCTCCTGAAACACATCGACGGTATCACCCGCATCGCAAACCCGACGGTCAACTCCTACAAACGTCTGATCCCCGGCTATGAAGCCCCGGTCTATGTCGGCTGGTCTGCCTTAAACCGTTCCGCCCTCATCCGTGTACCCTCGTCACGCGGAAAAAGTACCCGTGCCGAGCTGCGCAGTCCCGACCCGACCTGCAACCCGTACCTCACCTTTGCCGTAATGCTTGCTGCGGGAATGGACGGTGTCATCAACAAAATCGAGCCGACGGAAAGCATCGACAAAAACATCTTCCGCATGACACCTGCCGAACGTGCTGCCGAAGGTATCCGCTGTCTCCCGTGGAACTTACAGGAAGCAAACAATGCGCTCTTGCAGGATGAACTGCTCTGCAGTGTCCTGGGTGAACATGTCGTTGCCCAGATCAACCGCATCGGCGAACTGGAATGGGCAGACTACTCCCGCGCCATCACCGACTGGGAGATCAAACGGTATCTGCCGAACTACTAA
- a CDS encoding amino acid-binding protein produces MQISLRLELNDKPGQLLAAIKPVSDSGANIISIMHQRGAETSNGTLIVDIVVSLPQNRLDQLKTALAQNGIEIIRIGTEHLTCTKTFILIGHILHTDLTDTVNRIDKANVAEVTELHIIMPHITQPSTAKLTIKAAGAAEMNQAFDILMKIAEEKHLLIVDEMEEEP; encoded by the coding sequence GTGCAGATATCATTACGACTTGAACTCAACGACAAGCCGGGCCAGCTCCTTGCGGCAATTAAACCGGTTTCTGACAGCGGTGCGAATATTATTTCGATCATGCACCAGCGCGGTGCAGAAACGAGCAACGGAACCCTGATCGTGGACATTGTCGTCTCGCTCCCGCAGAACCGCCTCGATCAGCTGAAAACAGCGCTCGCACAAAACGGCATTGAGATCATCCGGATAGGAACAGAGCACCTGACCTGCACCAAGACATTCATTTTAATCGGTCATATTCTGCACACTGATTTGACGGACACGGTGAACCGTATCGATAAGGCAAACGTCGCCGAAGTGACCGAACTGCACATCATCATGCCGCACATAACCCAGCCGTCCACCGCAAAACTGACCATCAAAGCTGCGGGAGCTGCGGAGATGAACCAGGCATTTGACATTCTGATGAAGATTGCTGAAGAGAAACATCTTCTGATCGTTGATGAAATGGAGGAAGAACCATGA
- a CDS encoding DEAD/DEAH box helicase: MEDTKTFAEFAISEELLQAIEDMGFEEPTPIQAMAIPQILEGHDVTGQAQTGTGKTAAFGIPIIEGLDPNNKAVQALVLSPTRELAIQTAEEFSRLMKYKQGLSVVPIYGGQPIERQLKVLRGSVQVVIGTPGRVIDHLKRGTLNLDSVRMFVLDEADQMLDMGFREDIEDIFHHTPEDRQTILFSATMPAPILEITRKFQNDPQFVKITRRELTVPQIEQTYIEVRERDKLEALCRLLDMNNPELALVFCNTKRTVDDLMSRLQARGYFVEALHGDMKQMQRDRVMARFRGGSIDVLIATDVAARGIDVDDVDMVFNYDVPQDVEYYVHRIGRTGRAGRTGKSVTFVAPREIYKLRDIQRYAKIKIAKTPLPSLDDVAEMKMQMFLDKVRAVLIAGNLEKYLPMVEQLLETEDDSEITSIEVAAALLKMHLDTGKTSSSENGESASAASPSEPGSFENTGAEPGMVRFRITLGKNQQIRPKDIVGAFAGECNIPGSCIGRIDLYGNYSFVEVPLEHAAAVLETMSQKTIRGQELEIQTATPRSEREEEERDRERSFRSSGSGDRRSYGGSRGGYTGRSGSGGFRSGDRRGGDHRSFDRRSPRTGNHGFYGED, translated from the coding sequence ATGGAGGATACGAAAACATTCGCAGAGTTCGCAATTTCTGAAGAGCTTCTTCAGGCAATTGAGGACATGGGATTTGAGGAACCAACGCCGATTCAGGCAATGGCAATTCCGCAGATCCTTGAGGGGCACGATGTAACAGGGCAGGCTCAGACGGGTACGGGGAAAACGGCGGCGTTCGGGATTCCAATTATCGAGGGGCTTGATCCAAATAACAAAGCGGTGCAGGCGTTAGTGCTCTCACCAACAAGGGAACTTGCAATACAGACTGCCGAGGAATTTTCCCGGCTGATGAAATACAAACAGGGACTGAGTGTTGTTCCGATCTACGGCGGACAGCCGATTGAACGCCAGTTAAAGGTGCTTCGCGGGTCTGTTCAGGTGGTTATCGGAACCCCGGGACGGGTTATTGATCATCTGAAGCGCGGGACGCTGAACCTTGACTCGGTTCGGATGTTCGTGCTTGATGAAGCGGATCAGATGCTGGACATGGGTTTCCGTGAGGATATTGAGGATATTTTCCATCATACTCCGGAGGATCGCCAGACGATTCTGTTCTCGGCAACCATGCCGGCTCCGATTCTGGAGATTACCCGCAAGTTCCAGAATGATCCGCAGTTTGTGAAGATAACGCGCCGCGAGCTGACGGTGCCGCAGATCGAGCAGACGTACATTGAGGTGCGCGAGCGTGACAAGCTTGAGGCACTCTGCCGTCTGCTGGATATGAACAATCCGGAGCTGGCGCTTGTGTTCTGTAACACGAAGCGGACGGTTGATGATCTGATGAGCCGTCTTCAGGCGCGCGGATACTTTGTGGAAGCTCTGCACGGCGATATGAAGCAGATGCAGCGCGACCGTGTGATGGCGCGTTTCCGCGGAGGTTCCATTGATGTGCTGATTGCAACGGATGTTGCAGCCCGTGGTATTGATGTGGATGATGTCGATATGGTGTTCAACTATGATGTTCCGCAGGATGTGGAGTATTATGTGCACCGGATCGGCAGAACCGGCCGCGCAGGCAGAACCGGAAAGTCGGTGACGTTTGTTGCGCCGCGCGAGATCTACAAGCTCCGTGATATTCAGCGGTATGCAAAGATCAAGATTGCCAAGACTCCTCTGCCGTCGCTGGACGATGTTGCGGAGATGAAGATGCAGATGTTCCTTGACAAGGTTCGCGCGGTGCTGATCGCAGGTAATCTGGAGAAATATCTGCCGATGGTTGAGCAGCTGCTTGAGACCGAGGATGATTCGGAGATTACGAGTATTGAGGTTGCAGCGGCTCTTCTGAAGATGCATCTCGATACCGGCAAGACCAGTTCCTCAGAGAATGGCGAGTCGGCATCTGCGGCATCACCGTCAGAACCCGGTTCTTTTGAGAACACGGGAGCAGAACCCGGAATGGTCAGGTTCAGAATTACGCTTGGCAAGAACCAGCAGATTCGCCCGAAGGATATTGTCGGTGCGTTCGCCGGTGAGTGCAATATTCCGGGAAGCTGTATCGGCAGAATCGATCTGTACGGCAACTACTCGTTTGTTGAGGTTCCGCTGGAGCATGCAGCAGCTGTTCTTGAAACCATGAGTCAGAAGACGATTCGTGGTCAGGAGCTGGAGATTCAGACGGCAACGCCGAGGTCCGAGCGTGAGGAAGAGGAACGCGACCGTGAGCGTTCGTTCCGCAGCAGCGGTTCCGGTGACCGCAGATCCTATGGCGGCAGCCGCGGTGGCTATACCGGCCGCAGCGGCAGCGGCGGGTTCCGTTCCGGCGACCGCCGGGGCGGCGATCACCGCAGTTTTGACCGGAGAAGTCCGCGCACCGGAAACCACGGTTTCTACGGCGAGGATTAA